In Gambusia affinis linkage group LG06, SWU_Gaff_1.0, whole genome shotgun sequence, one DNA window encodes the following:
- the LOC122833304 gene encoding P2Y purinoceptor 3 translates to MQHFLNSPPTESLISRPITLDLLSTHLESEPNTTHVYVSSFSNASSLRCTYKEDFKKILLPAVYIVVFVLAIPLNAVVILKIWRTRPHISRNNIYMLNLAIADFLYVMSLPLLIYNYASHDYWPFGEFACKLVRFQFYSNLHGSILFLTCISVNRYIGICHPFAVWLKEGGRRMAWGICAGVWVVVLFLCAPTFNFAATGIQRNRTVCYDLSTPKRSVDYYPYGMALTFLGFVLPFLGVMVCYCRMAHILCRPVSYHGVSVATGEKRDRAVRMILVVAAVFCVSFLPFHLTKTMYLVVRTLPNAPCEMRNLFAIIYKCTRPFASMNSFLDPILFYFTQPRYRKSTKRFMLRVTTLRDKGTSVCTHPI, encoded by the exons ATGCAACATTTTCTCAACTCCCCCCCTACTGAGTCGCTAATCTCAAGACCGATCACTTTGGACCTGCTCTCCACTCATttagaatcagaaccaaacaccACACATGTCTAtgtcagcagcttcagcaaTGCCAGCTCCTTACGCTGCACATATAAGGAAGACTTTAAGAAGATTTTACTCCCTGCGGTGTACATTGTCGTTTTTGTGCTCGCCATTCCTCTCAACGCCGTCGTCATACTGAAGATATGGAGGACAAGGCCCCACATCTCCCGGAACAACATCTACATGCTCAACTTGGCCATTGCTGACTTTCTGTATGTGATGTCCCTTCCTTTACTCATCTACAACTATGCCAGCCATGACTACTGGCCCTTTGGGGAGTTTGCCTGTAAACTGGTCAGGTTTCAGTTCTACAG TAATCTGCATGGCagcatcctcttcctcacctgcATCAGTGTGAATCGCTACATTGGGATTTGCCACCCCTTCGCTGTGTGGCTGAAAGAAGGCGGCCGAAGGATGGCGTGGGGAATCTGCGCAGGGGTGTGGGTGGTGGTCCTCTTCCTTTGTGCACCAACTTTTAACTTTGCTGCGACAGGAATCCAGCGCAACCGCACTGTGTGTTATGATCTGAGCACTCCGAAGCGCTCAGTGGATTACTATCCCTACGGCATGGCTCTGACCTTCCTCGGCTTCGTGCTTCCTTTTCTAGGCGTGATGGTCTGCTACTGCCGGATGGCCCACATCCTCTGCCGCCCCGTGTCCTACCACGGGGTCTCGGTAGCCACGGGGGAGAAGCGAGACAGGGCTGTGAGGATGATCCTTGTGGTGGCAGCCGTGTTCTGTGTAAGCTTTCTGCCCTTCCACCTTACTAAAACTATGTACCTCGTGGTGCGTACTTTGCCCAATGCCCCCTGTGAGATGAGGAACTTGTTTGCAATCATCTATAAGTGCACAAGGCCATTTGCCAGCATGAATAGTTTCCTGGACCCTATATTGTTTTACTTCACCCAGCCACGATACCGCAAGAGCACTAAGAGGTTTATGCTCAGAGTGACCACCCTCCGGGACAAGGGAACCTCAGTGTGCACACATCCCATTTGA